A region of the Microscilla marina ATCC 23134 genome:
GAAAATACCTCAATAAAGTACTGTCGCGTTTGCGTGCCAAGTCAGTATACAAGTACCTTGACAAGGCGCTCAAAGAGGTGGGTAAAGCCAACATAGTACGCCAACCTGACAATGTGATTGGTTTGGGCGAAACTTACCCTTACCGCGATATTAAAGACTACCTGGAAGTAGACGAGCGCCGTCGTATTTGTAAGTTTTCAGTGGCAATTATTCCTGTCAAAAGCAGCGAGTGATTAGTCGGGAGTCAGTAGACTGTAGTTTTTAGCCTTTTGATGAGCTTTTAGCTTTTTTTGGCTGTTTGTAGGGGGCTTTTAGCTTTTGTTTAACTGTCTGTAGGGAGCCTTTAGCTTTTTCTTGAGCTACGATGAGTTTTTAGCCTTTGTTTAACTGTTTGTAGGGAGCTTTTAGCCTTTAGCCTTTTCTTGAGCTACGATTGGCTTTTAGCTTTTGTTTAACTGTTTGTAGGGAGCTCTTAGCCTTTAGCTTTAAATTATCATATTTGCGAATTAGTTAGGAGTTGGTAATTCGTAGCTTTAGCGTCGCTTCGCGCCCATTCGTAATTCGTAATTCACCAATTCGTAATTAGCTTACGCAGAGCTCCCTGCGGTCGGTTCGTAATTGACTCATTCGTCATTCGTAATTAAATAATTGCCATACATAAGCATTGCCTTAGAAAGTACTTTATTTTACAAAGTGTATGTACAAAAAAAATACACTTTTATAATGAGTGATTTTTTTGAGGGTCAAAAACCCTTTAAAAGCTTTTCAAGGGCATTTAAGTGTGCCTGAATTCTTTTTTGCCTAGCTAGTTGCCTGATAAGAAGTTCGAGGCTTGCGTCCCACAAATTCTTTTTTTAGCCTAATGTATTCTTTTTTTTCAAGGGCTGTCAAATGACTCGCCAGGTTTCCATCCGACGCTTCCAGTAGTTTTTTGAGAGTGTTAAAGTCCACCCAATCGTTTACTACCAGAATAGCCATAGTGCCAATTCTGAATTTATTTTCAAACGCCTTATTTAATCCTTCTATAATGCTCATAATACCCCCTTAAACCCTTGTTTTGCTGTGTTTTACGCCTTGGTGTGTGCCTATCTTTCGTGGCGGTACCACATCAGTGCTCCATACACAATATGCAATACTCCAAAACCAATCGCCCAAAATAACAAACCGTAGCCGATTAGAAAAGAAGAAATTAACCCTAAAGCAATTTCGGTGATGCCCAGGTAGCGAATTTCGTTGAGGGTGTATCGGCTACCATTTACTAAAGCCAGCCCGTAAAAAATAAGTGTACAGGGAGCCACTAAAGCAAAGTATCCATGATAACCCAGTACCACACAAAAAAGCCCTCCCGTAGCAAGCGGAATCATGAGGTTCCAAAAAAGACGCACGGCAGGCTTGGGCATGAGCTTTAATCCTTTACGTTTGGCCTTGCGCCAGGTAAAATAAACCCCGGCACTCAATGAAAGTACTAATACACTTAAAGCGTCGATGATGAAAAAGGTAAGAAAATCTATATTGATACTATCGTCTGCATTGATTGCCCGTGTGTAATAGTCTGCGTAAGGTGCTTTAAGATATACAAAGGCAGCACCTGCACCCAAGAGGGCAAATACGCCAGCAAAAATGCCCGAAAGCCCGCTTAATGATAAAAAACGGGAAGATTTTTCCATCAATGATCTAATCTCAGTCAGGGTTTCTACGTACTCTTGTTGTTCTTTCATTGGTTTTGTATAAAGTACTTTGAGT
Encoded here:
- a CDS encoding transcriptional regulator — translated: MSIIEGLNKAFENKFRIGTMAILVVNDWVDFNTLKKLLEASDGNLASHLTALEKKEYIRLKKEFVGRKPRTSYQATS